Proteins encoded by one window of Lutibacter sp. A64:
- a CDS encoding sulfatase family protein encodes MKISKLIVLLMLVVNYAWAQEKPNIVYIICDDLGYGDVQVLNPEKGKIKTPKIDALAKQSMMFTDAHSAAAVCTPSRYSILTGRYSWRSRLQKGVLGTGDELEPLIAEDIVTVPKMLKEAGYKTAAIGKWHLGFKFVDDEGNPVKVYEGKKVVGPAIGSTVPNGPISRGFDSYIGFHHSRVMQTVIKDDKVIDKMPPIKMLQFLSDQAIEYISKESKNETPFFMYLALNSPHSPVVPSEAWQGKSGMGAYADFVMETDDVVGRVLTALEENGIADNTLVFFTSDNGCSAPVAKAGKLEKEFGHYPSANFRGYKSDIWEGGHRIPFIVRWPGKIEANSVNDKLICQTNLMATCAEIAGLDLAESAGVDSYSILPMLKNKKSKTDYNFVIHHSINGKFSIRNKKWKLELTPGSGGWTGPTDVKAIKENLPKIQLYNMKKDEEETTNVYDKHPRIVKKLTEKLKQIVENGRTTSGKLQQNDVFVDIYKTIDSKKTTTQ; translated from the coding sequence ATGAAAATTTCAAAGTTAATAGTTTTGTTAATGCTAGTTGTTAACTATGCATGGGCACAAGAAAAACCAAATATTGTATATATTATTTGCGATGATTTAGGTTATGGAGATGTGCAAGTTCTAAACCCTGAAAAAGGGAAAATTAAAACACCAAAAATAGATGCATTAGCTAAACAATCTATGATGTTTACCGATGCGCATTCAGCAGCAGCTGTTTGTACACCTTCAAGATATTCAATTTTAACAGGGCGTTATTCTTGGCGTTCAAGGCTACAAAAAGGTGTATTAGGAACGGGTGATGAGTTAGAACCGTTAATTGCAGAAGATATAGTAACAGTTCCAAAAATGCTTAAAGAAGCAGGTTATAAAACTGCTGCTATTGGTAAATGGCACCTTGGATTTAAGTTTGTTGATGATGAAGGAAATCCAGTGAAGGTTTATGAAGGTAAAAAAGTAGTAGGTCCAGCAATTGGATCAACTGTGCCAAACGGACCAATTTCACGTGGTTTTGATTCTTATATAGGTTTTCATCACTCAAGAGTTATGCAAACAGTTATAAAAGACGATAAGGTTATTGATAAGATGCCTCCTATAAAAATGTTGCAATTTTTAAGTGATCAGGCTATAGAATATATTTCAAAAGAATCTAAAAATGAAACGCCGTTTTTTATGTATTTGGCATTAAATTCTCCTCACAGTCCAGTTGTGCCTTCAGAAGCTTGGCAGGGGAAAAGTGGTATGGGTGCTTATGCCGATTTTGTAATGGAAACTGATGATGTTGTAGGTCGTGTGTTAACAGCTCTTGAAGAAAATGGTATTGCAGATAATACGCTTGTTTTTTTTACAAGTGATAATGGATGTTCTGCTCCTGTAGCAAAAGCAGGTAAATTAGAAAAAGAATTTGGTCATTATCCGAGTGCTAATTTTAGAGGGTATAAATCTGATATATGGGAAGGAGGACATAGAATACCTTTTATAGTTAGATGGCCAGGGAAAATTGAAGCAAACTCTGTAAATGATAAATTAATTTGTCAAACCAATTTAATGGCAACTTGTGCCGAAATTGCAGGTTTAGATCTTGCAGAAAGTGCTGGGGTAGATTCTTACAGTATTCTACCAATGCTAAAAAATAAAAAGTCTAAAACAGACTATAATTTTGTTATACATCACTCTATAAATGGTAAATTTTCTATTAGAAATAAAAAATGGAAATTAGAGTTAACACCGGGTTCTGGAGGATGGACAGGACCTACAGATGTCAAAGCTATAAAAGAAAACTTGCCTAAAATACAGTTGTACAATATGAAAAAAGATGAAGAAGAGACAACAAATGTATATGATAAGCATCCAAGAATTGTTAAAAAATTGACAGAAAAATTAAAACAGATTGTTGAAAATGGAAGAACAACATCTGGTAAGTTACAACAAAATGATGTTTTTGTAGATATTTATAAAACAATAGATTCTAAGAAAACAACAACACAATAA
- a CDS encoding GH92 family glycosyl hydrolase: MEIDKRKIVVYCSLILGMLVVGSCSSTINNEEVVPNKKESVDFIDPIIGAITYGKKSKDAHGFGKTFPGTATPFGLVQLSPDTFTGGDNGSGYSYEHPTLEGFSFTHMSGVGWFGDLGNFLVTPTTGKLQTNRGVPDNPESGYRSRFTHDSEITKAGYYAVTLDDYKVKAELTSAPRAGIIKFTYPENNSSRIQIDLSRRVGGTSTEQYIKVVNENTIEGWMKCPPEGGGWGAGDGNADYVVYFYCQFSKPLKNYGIWSADIPDVPRKMRFIRKETYQDAVKNAQIFEGKNEMQGKHLGFYTNFETKEGEEVLLKSGISFVSIAGAKENLEHDINHWDFNKTKQEARDSWSKALANISVSGATDKEKTIFYTALYHTMIDPRTFSDVNGNYIGADKKIHKTQDFTYRTIFSGWDVFRSQFPLQTIINPTLVNDEINSLLQMAEFSGNEYLPRWEMLNSYSGCMLGNPAVSVIVDAYEKGIRNYDIEKAFKYSKNTVDNTGNGALGYSNNHISKTLEYAYSDWALATFAKSLGKETIAADYFKKSKNYKNIWNKEVNWFRAKDSSGTWLDWKGKTVHGQGCIESNPYQQGWFVSHDIEGLKELMGGEEAFKNELISFFENTPEDFLWNNYYNHPNEPVHHVPFMLNEAGVPHLTQKITRKICNSAYGTDAYGLCGNEDVGQMSAWYVLASIGIHPINPGDNKYQITSPVFNEIEIKLDETYYTGKTFKIIANNNSEENIYIQSIKLNDKTLDRYWISHEEITKGGVLELEMGLEPRINKRLNQK; this comes from the coding sequence ATGGAAATTGATAAAAGAAAAATAGTAGTTTATTGTAGTTTAATACTGGGTATGTTAGTTGTAGGTTCGTGTTCATCTACAATAAATAACGAAGAGGTTGTACCAAATAAAAAGGAGTCTGTAGATTTTATAGATCCAATAATTGGGGCAATAACTTATGGGAAAAAATCTAAAGATGCTCACGGTTTTGGAAAAACATTTCCAGGGACTGCTACACCTTTTGGTTTGGTGCAATTAAGTCCTGATACGTTTACAGGAGGTGATAATGGTTCAGGATATTCTTATGAGCATCCTACATTAGAAGGTTTTAGCTTTACACATATGAGTGGTGTAGGTTGGTTTGGAGATTTAGGGAACTTTTTAGTTACACCAACAACGGGTAAGTTGCAGACTAATAGAGGGGTTCCAGACAATCCAGAAAGTGGATATCGTTCCCGTTTTACGCATGATTCAGAAATTACAAAAGCAGGATATTATGCCGTAACTTTAGATGATTATAAGGTGAAAGCAGAACTTACTTCAGCACCAAGGGCAGGAATAATTAAGTTTACCTATCCAGAGAATAATAGTTCTCGTATTCAAATAGATTTATCCCGTCGAGTAGGAGGTACTTCAACAGAACAGTATATAAAAGTTGTGAACGAAAATACCATTGAAGGTTGGATGAAATGTCCGCCTGAAGGTGGCGGTTGGGGAGCTGGAGATGGAAATGCCGATTATGTGGTGTATTTCTATTGTCAGTTTAGTAAACCTTTAAAAAATTATGGTATTTGGAGTGCCGATATTCCGGATGTTCCAAGAAAAATGCGTTTTATTAGAAAAGAGACTTATCAAGATGCCGTTAAAAATGCTCAAATTTTTGAAGGTAAAAATGAAATGCAAGGCAAACATTTAGGTTTTTATACCAATTTTGAAACAAAAGAAGGCGAAGAGGTTTTACTAAAAAGTGGTATTTCATTTGTTAGTATTGCGGGTGCTAAAGAAAATTTAGAACACGATATTAATCATTGGGATTTTAATAAAACAAAACAAGAAGCTCGTGATAGTTGGAGCAAAGCACTAGCAAACATTTCGGTTTCTGGAGCCACAGACAAAGAAAAAACAATTTTTTATACTGCTTTGTATCATACTATGATTGATCCTAGAACATTTTCTGATGTTAATGGAAATTATATTGGAGCAGATAAAAAAATACATAAAACACAAGATTTCACATATCGTACTATTTTTAGTGGTTGGGATGTTTTTAGATCACAGTTTCCACTACAAACCATTATCAATCCTACATTGGTAAATGATGAGATTAATTCATTATTACAAATGGCAGAATTTAGTGGGAATGAGTATTTACCTCGTTGGGAAATGTTAAACTCTTATTCTGGTTGTATGTTAGGAAACCCTGCAGTATCAGTTATTGTTGATGCATATGAAAAAGGAATTAGAAATTACGATATAGAAAAAGCCTTTAAATATTCTAAAAACACAGTAGATAATACAGGAAATGGAGCTTTAGGTTATTCAAATAACCATATATCTAAAACATTAGAATATGCTTATTCTGATTGGGCTTTGGCAACGTTTGCTAAGTCTTTAGGAAAAGAAACAATTGCAGCTGATTATTTTAAAAAGAGTAAAAATTATAAAAATATATGGAATAAAGAAGTTAATTGGTTTAGAGCCAAAGATAGTTCTGGAACTTGGTTAGATTGGAAAGGTAAAACAGTTCATGGGCAAGGTTGTATTGAAAGTAATCCATACCAACAAGGTTGGTTTGTTTCACATGACATTGAAGGTTTAAAGGAGTTAATGGGAGGCGAAGAAGCTTTTAAGAATGAATTGATTTCTTTCTTTGAAAACACACCAGAAGATTTTCTTTGGAACAACTATTACAACCATCCTAACGAACCTGTACACCATGTGCCTTTTATGTTAAATGAAGCAGGTGTACCGCATTTAACTCAGAAAATAACTCGTAAAATATGTAATAGTGCATATGGTACTGATGCTTATGGGTTATGTGGAAATGAAGATGTTGGGCAAATGTCTGCGTGGTATGTTCTGGCTTCAATAGGAATTCATCCAATAAATCCTGGAGATAATAAATATCAAATAACAAGTCCTGTTTTTAATGAAATTGAAATTAAGTTAGATGAAACGTATTACACTGGAAAAACATTTAAAATTATAGCCAATAATAATTCAGAAGAAAATATTTATATACAATCTATTAAATTAAATGATAAAACATTAGATCGGTATTGGATATCACATGAAGAAATTACTAAAGGTGGAGTTTTAGAACTAGAAATGGGATTGGAACCAAGAATTAATAAAAGACTAAATCAAAAATAG
- a CDS encoding alpha-L-fucosidase: MKKIGLICLLSLLMFSVNAQKQYEYSMPDYTPTEANLEARAAFQDMKFGMFVHWGVYSILADGEWVMLIKKIKADNYERLADFFNPQEFNADEWVKLAKDAGMKYITITSRHHDSFSMFDTAASDFNIVDATPYGKDPLKELAEACKKEGIKLNFYYSLLDWKRDDYKNGKKGDKEAWRNYIDFMKLQLTELLTNYGEIGCIWFDGHWDQKEANWHYDEIYPLIHKLSPSTLIANNHHIQPILGEDIQTFERDLPGENKGGYSHGVEVSQLPLESCATMAGKWGYSIYDKKFKSTKQLIHFLVKAAGKNGNLLLNVGPMSNGKIQPEFVNTLGEIGDWTSKYGESIYGTRGNVVSSQDWGTITKKDKTLYVHILEAPKEPYIFITEFNQKITSATSFDGKTKIKFKQMKEGTFLYVDTKSINNIDEIIKLKIK; the protein is encoded by the coding sequence ATGAAAAAAATAGGACTAATATGTTTACTTAGCTTACTAATGTTTAGTGTAAACGCACAAAAGCAGTATGAATATTCAATGCCAGATTATACGCCAACGGAAGCTAATTTAGAGGCTCGTGCAGCATTTCAAGATATGAAGTTTGGTATGTTTGTTCACTGGGGAGTCTACAGTATTCTAGCAGATGGTGAATGGGTGATGTTAATAAAAAAAATTAAAGCAGATAATTACGAGCGCTTGGCAGACTTTTTTAATCCTCAAGAATTTAATGCAGATGAATGGGTAAAGCTTGCAAAAGATGCAGGAATGAAATATATTACAATAACTTCACGTCATCATGATAGTTTTAGTATGTTTGATACAGCTGCTAGTGATTTTAATATTGTTGATGCTACACCTTACGGAAAAGATCCTTTAAAAGAATTAGCTGAAGCGTGTAAAAAAGAAGGTATTAAATTAAATTTTTATTATTCTTTACTCGATTGGAAACGGGATGATTATAAAAATGGTAAAAAAGGAGATAAAGAAGCCTGGAGAAACTATATAGATTTTATGAAATTACAGCTTACCGAGTTACTTACCAATTATGGTGAAATTGGATGTATCTGGTTTGATGGCCATTGGGATCAAAAAGAAGCAAACTGGCATTATGATGAAATTTATCCATTAATTCATAAATTAAGTCCAAGTACGTTAATTGCAAATAACCATCATATACAACCAATTTTAGGAGAAGATATTCAAACTTTTGAGCGTGATTTACCAGGAGAAAATAAAGGTGGTTATAGTCACGGAGTAGAAGTAAGTCAATTACCTTTAGAATCTTGCGCTACTATGGCAGGCAAATGGGGTTACAGTATTTATGATAAAAAGTTTAAGTCAACAAAACAATTAATTCACTTTTTGGTGAAAGCAGCTGGTAAAAACGGAAATTTATTATTGAATGTAGGACCTATGTCAAATGGAAAAATTCAACCAGAATTTGTAAATACTTTAGGTGAAATTGGAGATTGGACAAGTAAATATGGTGAAAGTATTTATGGTACACGTGGAAATGTTGTTAGTTCTCAAGATTGGGGTACCATCACTAAAAAAGATAAAACGCTTTATGTTCATATTTTAGAAGCTCCAAAAGAACCTTATATTTTTATTACCGAATTTAATCAGAAAATTACTTCAGCAACATCATTCGATGGAAAAACTAAAATTAAATTTAAACAAATGAAAGAAGGTACTTTTCTGTATGTAGATACAAAATCTATTAATAATATTGATGAAATTATAAAGCTTAAAATAAAATAG
- a CDS encoding right-handed parallel beta-helix repeat-containing protein — MKFIYSILLFFICGLSLKAQINIYVSPTGNNTNNGTKEQPLASLIEARNTIRNYKRTSHKNQSYTVIVENGYYIMKEPFVLTSEDSGTPKNPIVYKAAKAAKPVFSGGKELKGFKVNKNGVWELKIPECVYYKWQFDQLYVNGKRATLARTPNQGFLKLDKVEQDIWKLGSSRTPEKAEQQLFFGKEALKHLTGIRKDEINQVRFKAFHKWDYTLRHIDAINIDSLSIITSGEGMKPWNELKKGGRIILENYKEALDIAGEWFLSEKGVLYYIPRPGETPENSTVIAPVLEQLVTIKGNASKYNYVENISFEGLSFEYCHYKIPKSGSEPNQAAALLNAAIYLEGAKNITFSECEISKTGQHALWFEKGCSTSLVENTYLHNLGGGGVYLGASKALKGREHTRHIQINNNIIQSGGQEFPAAVGVWVGHSSDNKITHNDIGNFYYTGVSVGWVWGYKPSLAKNNIIAYNKIHHIGWDLLSDMAGVYTLGSSEGTVVKNNVIHHIHAYSYGGWGMYADEGSTGIVFENNLVYNTKTGGFQQNYGKENIVKNNILAYAKKYQLQCTIAEAHKSFTFTNNIVLFNKGMVLKGAWNQVIANINNNIYWNSKENKYNFNELTFKDWQNKGFDKQSFLIDPNFKDPINADFRFKDKKSYKKINFIPFDIFKPGVYGDKEWLEKAELSEFITKSFDEIVQRNLKLNPERG, encoded by the coding sequence ATGAAATTTATTTACTCTATACTTCTGTTTTTTATTTGCGGATTATCTTTAAAAGCGCAAATTAATATTTATGTTTCTCCTACAGGGAATAACACAAATAATGGAACTAAAGAACAGCCTCTAGCTAGTTTAATAGAGGCAAGAAACACCATTAGAAATTATAAAAGAACTTCACATAAAAATCAATCTTATACAGTTATTGTTGAAAATGGATATTATATAATGAAGGAACCTTTTGTATTAACTTCAGAAGATAGCGGTACACCTAAGAATCCAATTGTATATAAAGCAGCAAAAGCAGCCAAACCAGTTTTTAGTGGAGGAAAAGAACTAAAGGGTTTTAAGGTAAATAAAAATGGTGTTTGGGAATTAAAAATTCCTGAATGTGTTTATTATAAATGGCAATTCGATCAATTATATGTTAATGGTAAAAGAGCAACTTTAGCTAGAACTCCAAATCAAGGTTTTTTAAAACTAGATAAAGTTGAACAAGATATTTGGAAATTAGGAAGCTCTCGAACACCAGAAAAGGCAGAGCAACAATTGTTTTTTGGGAAAGAAGCTTTAAAGCATCTAACAGGTATTCGAAAGGACGAAATAAACCAGGTAAGGTTTAAAGCATTTCATAAGTGGGATTATACATTACGTCATATCGATGCTATAAATATAGATAGTTTATCAATTATAACTTCAGGGGAAGGAATGAAGCCTTGGAATGAATTAAAAAAAGGAGGTAGAATTATTTTGGAAAATTATAAAGAAGCTTTAGATATAGCAGGTGAATGGTTTTTAAGTGAAAAAGGAGTTTTGTATTATATACCAAGACCTGGAGAAACACCTGAAAATTCAACTGTAATAGCTCCTGTTTTAGAGCAATTAGTAACGATAAAAGGAAATGCTTCTAAATATAATTATGTGGAAAATATTAGTTTTGAAGGTTTGAGTTTTGAGTATTGCCATTATAAAATACCAAAATCTGGATCTGAACCTAACCAAGCAGCTGCCTTATTAAATGCTGCAATTTATTTAGAAGGAGCAAAAAATATAACTTTTTCTGAGTGTGAAATTTCCAAAACTGGTCAACATGCCTTGTGGTTTGAAAAAGGTTGTAGTACTTCTCTTGTAGAGAATACATACTTGCACAATCTTGGTGGTGGCGGAGTTTATTTAGGTGCTTCAAAAGCTTTAAAAGGTAGAGAACATACACGTCATATTCAGATCAATAATAATATTATTCAATCTGGAGGTCAAGAATTTCCTGCAGCTGTAGGTGTTTGGGTTGGACATAGTTCTGATAATAAAATAACGCATAATGATATTGGAAACTTTTATTATACAGGTGTTTCTGTAGGCTGGGTTTGGGGATATAAGCCTAGTTTAGCTAAGAATAATATTATTGCTTATAATAAAATTCATCATATTGGATGGGATTTATTAAGTGATATGGCAGGTGTTTATACTCTTGGATCTTCTGAAGGAACAGTGGTAAAAAATAATGTAATTCATCATATTCATGCCTATTCTTATGGAGGTTGGGGAATGTATGCAGATGAAGGTTCAACAGGAATTGTTTTTGAAAATAATTTAGTTTATAATACTAAAACGGGTGGTTTTCAACAAAATTACGGAAAAGAAAATATTGTGAAAAATAACATATTGGCATATGCAAAAAAATATCAATTACAATGTACTATTGCCGAGGCGCATAAATCGTTTACTTTTACAAATAATATAGTATTGTTTAATAAAGGTATGGTGTTGAAAGGAGCTTGGAATCAGGTTATTGCAAATATTAATAATAATATTTATTGGAATTCAAAAGAAAATAAATACAATTTTAATGAGCTTACTTTTAAGGATTGGCAAAACAAAGGTTTTGATAAACAGAGTTTTTTAATTGACCCAAATTTTAAAGATCCTATAAATGCAGATTTTAGATTTAAAGACAAAAAAAGTTATAAAAAAATAAATTTTATACCGTTTGATATTTTTAAACCTGGAGTATATGGCGATAAAGAATGGCTTGAAAAAGCTGAATTATCAGAATTTATTACAAAATCTTTTGATGAGATAGTACAGAGAAATTTAAAACTTAACCCTGAGAGAGGTTAA
- a CDS encoding sulfatase-like hydrolase/transferase: MRSVFLFLFSTLLLSCLGQKKQITKQPNIVIIVADDLGYGDISSFGNTKIQTPNIDALATTGIKFTDFHSNGAVCSPTRAALMTGKYQQRTGIEGVVTAKSHRDVGLSLAQVTIAEELSSYGYNSAMFGKWHLGYAKDYNPSLQGFHQFEGFVSGNIDYHAHIDQEGYLDWWKNVEIKNREGYSTDLITENGVKFIKDNSLQKTAKPFFLYLPHEAPHGPYQRRIDKVLREVGSSITKPVVKDSIASIYKEMVEVMDEGVGKIIKTLKETGQFENTIVIFFSDNGANHFGNNGVLRGGKGSAYEGGSRVPAMISYPAIIKDAIVSDQTVLTMDILPTLLDFIAQKPSAKDVDGISIKNHLLNQTKLPERDVYFGYGRKSFIRSGDWKLIKTQLKEGSKMELYNLSNDLKERNNLSEEKPELVEKLLKKLRLWENEVTEGVEKISK; encoded by the coding sequence ATGAGAAGTGTGTTTTTATTTTTATTTTCAACTTTGTTGTTGTCTTGTTTGGGGCAAAAAAAACAAATTACCAAACAACCTAATATTGTTATTATTGTAGCGGATGATTTAGGTTATGGAGATATTTCTAGTTTTGGAAACACTAAAATACAAACTCCAAATATTGATGCGTTGGCAACTACAGGTATTAAGTTTACAGATTTTCACTCTAATGGAGCAGTTTGTAGTCCCACAAGAGCAGCATTAATGACCGGTAAATACCAACAACGTACAGGAATTGAAGGAGTAGTAACGGCTAAAAGCCATAGAGATGTTGGTTTAAGTTTAGCACAAGTTACTATTGCCGAAGAACTAAGTAGCTATGGTTATAATAGCGCTATGTTTGGTAAATGGCATCTTGGTTATGCAAAAGATTACAATCCATCTTTACAAGGATTTCACCAGTTTGAAGGATTTGTAAGTGGAAATATAGATTACCATGCACATATAGATCAAGAAGGTTATTTAGATTGGTGGAAGAATGTAGAAATTAAAAATAGGGAAGGGTATTCAACAGATTTAATTACAGAAAATGGAGTTAAATTTATAAAAGATAATAGTTTACAAAAAACAGCCAAACCTTTTTTCCTCTACTTACCTCATGAAGCACCACATGGTCCTTACCAAAGAAGAATAGATAAAGTATTAAGAGAAGTTGGTAGTTCTATTACAAAACCAGTGGTTAAGGATAGTATTGCTTCTATTTATAAAGAAATGGTAGAAGTTATGGATGAGGGTGTTGGTAAAATTATTAAAACGCTTAAAGAAACAGGACAGTTCGAAAATACAATTGTTATTTTCTTTTCAGATAATGGCGCTAATCATTTTGGAAATAATGGAGTTTTAAGAGGAGGAAAAGGAAGTGCTTATGAAGGGGGAAGTAGAGTGCCTGCAATGATTAGTTATCCTGCTATTATTAAAGATGCAATTGTAAGTGATCAAACTGTTTTAACTATGGATATTTTGCCTACATTATTAGATTTTATAGCGCAAAAGCCAAGTGCTAAAGATGTAGATGGAATAAGTATAAAAAACCATTTATTAAATCAAACAAAACTTCCTGAAAGAGATGTGTATTTTGGTTACGGAAGAAAAAGCTTTATTAGAAGTGGAGATTGGAAGTTGATTAAAACCCAATTAAAAGAAGGTTCTAAAATGGAACTTTATAACTTGTCGAACGATCTTAAAGAAAGAAATAATTTAAGTGAAGAAAAACCAGAATTGGTAGAAAAACTTCTAAAAAAATTAAGATTATGGGAAAATGAAGTTACAGAAGGAGTTGAAAAAATTTCAAAATAG